The Euphorbia lathyris chromosome 2, ddEupLath1.1, whole genome shotgun sequence genome includes a window with the following:
- the LOC136217222 gene encoding uncharacterized protein — MKNMIWSPDTALKAYLHTVQSCGNFKESGVPELLSAMAAGWNSTLIVESWTHGDPLATSVALSLAARYTHGRHVCLVPDERSRSEYVKSVQRAGVSAKTEVMVGEAEEIMATLTGVDFLVVDCKRRDFVRVLRFAKLSHKGAVLVRKNAYQSSLSGFRWLGALAKGTRVVRSVFLPVGKGLDVAHVEINGGVACSRSCPSRWIKFVDQKSGEEHVFRG; from the exons ATGAAGAACATGATTTGGTCTCCAGATACTGCTCTTAAAGCTTACTTACACACCGTTCAATCC TGCGGGAATTTCAAAGAATCGGGCGTACCTGAGCTCCTTTCCGCCATGGCCGCCGGCTGGAACTCTACTCTGATAGTCGAATCCTGGACTCACGGCGATCCATTGGCCACCAGCGTCGCACTATCCCTCGCCGCTCGTTACACTCACGGTAGACACGTCTGCTTAGTCCCCGACGAACGCTCAAGATCGGAGTACGTGAAATCCGTACAACGAGCCGGTGTTTCAGCGAAGACGGAGGTGATGGTAGGGGAAGCGGAGGAGATTATGGCTACGCTCACCGGAGTAGATTTTCTGGTGGTGGATTGTAAACGGAGAGATTTTGTTAGGGTTTTGAGGTTTGCTAAATTGAGCCATAAAGGCGCTGTGTTGGTACGCAAGAACGCTTATCAAAGCTCTTTATCTGGGTTCAGGTGGCTTGGGGCCCTTGCTAAAGGGACACGTGTCGTTAGATCAGTGTTTTTGCCAGTGGGGAAAGGATTGGATGTTGCGCATGTTGAAATTAATGGTGGAGTTGCGTGTTCGAGGAGCTGTCCTAGCCGTTGGATTAAGTTTGTAGATCAGAAATCTGGTGAGGAACACGTGTTTCGCGGATGA
- the LOC136220544 gene encoding uncharacterized protein, whose product MASSSWSPENATKAYLTALKMGKRGKEPDTAEFISALAAGNNAKHMVIASSTFEESITLSLIAAAHQTNGQVVCIFPSKSELQASKKALTPYKSKVKSLVGDAKTLLLKHCKEADFILIDCKIEDCEEVFKAALECGNHGYVVGYNAFQKGHHEFKVRTQFLPIGEGLMVCRIGSKVGGRQKKSRWVVRVDKCTGEEHVYRIPFHHQIQT is encoded by the exons ATGGCTTCTAGTAGTTGGTCACCTGAGAATGCCACCAAAGCTTATCTCACAGCTCTCAAAATG GGAAAAAGAGGAAAAGAACCAGATACAGCAGAGTTCATATCAGCCCTAGCAGCAGGAAACAATGCAAAACACATGGTGATAGCATCATCAACATTTGAAGAATCAATCACACTTTCCCTAATTGCAGCTGCACACCAAACAAATGGCCAAGTAGTATGCATCTTCCCATCAAAATCAGAATTACAAGCATCAAAAAAAGCATTAACACCCTATAAATCCAAAGTAAAATCCCTAGTAGGAGATGCCAAAACCCTTTTGCTTAAACACTGCAAAGAAGCAGACTTTATCCTAATTGATTGCAAAATTGAAGACTGTGAAGAAGTGTTTAAAGCTGCACTAGAGTGTGGTAATCATGGATATGTAGTTGGGTATAATGCCTTTCAAAAGGGTCATCATGAATTTAAGGTTAGGACTCAGTTTTTGCCTATTGGAGAGGGGCTTATGGTTTGTAGAATAGGCAGCAAGGTTGGTGGAAGACAAAAGAAAAGTAGGTGGGTTGTTAGAGTTGATAAGTGTACTGGTGAGGAACATGTTTATAGGATTCCATTTCATCACCAGATTCAAACTTAA